The window CGTTCCAGTGAGTCCCCGCCCTGACCCGCCGCATCTATCACCAGCGCATCCGCCAGAGAGCTCGCATCATCGCCCAGATCGAGGCTGTCAGCCGACAACCGGTCGAGCGGGTTGTAGGATGCCGACGCCATGCCCGTAACCCCGAACGGATCAAGGATGAACACATCGCCGAACGCTTCCCTTGCCGCCCCCGCGATGCGTGCGTTCTCGCCCTTGGGGTCAATCACCAGCACGGAGCGCTCCACCAGCAGCAGGTTCGGCAGAACGCTGCTCCACACCGCTGCCCGAGCGTGTTGGCGCGAAGGTCAGCAGATGGGCCGGTCCGTCATAGCGTAGCAGCCGGCCGGTGTTGGGGGATTGCGCCCAACGATCAGCCCGGTGCCGCCCTCCATTCGCGCAAGATCTTTCTTGTCGGCAAACCGCGCAGAGCCGTGACTGTCGCCACGCCCGCGCCGGAGGCTGGCGGCGATGCCGGTATACTCCGTCCAGAGCCAGACGGCGACGCACCAGCACGCGACGTAAACAACGAGAGCGCCGGCCCAGCCCACAAAGCGTTGTCGGATCATCGAAGGCGTCCAGCCCCAGCACAGCGCCCCGAAAGATCGAGCGCAAACAAACCCCACCAGTGTCGCCAGCAGCAGGCCGACGACAAGGTAGACCAGCATGACGGGTGCCATCACAATCCCAGCATGACCACACGGGCCACAGACTGGACTGCGCCGATCAGACCCCTCATTGCCCGCTCCGACCGGTGCCTGTGTCAGAGGCAGATGTGGTGGAGGGTCGCCGACAGGGCAGAGGTATCAACGGCTGCGCGACCACCATCATCTTCAGCAGCTGTTCCTGCGCCGCTCTGTGCGTCCGTACCCGGTGGATGGTATCAACGCAGATGCCGGGTTCACCCAGTCGTCGAATGCTTTGCGGTCCTGCTCACGGGGCAGGTTATGAACCAGACGGTCGATCATGGCGGCGGCTCTGCTGTC is drawn from Loktanella sp. M215 and contains these coding sequences:
- a CDS encoding type IV secretory system conjugative DNA transfer family protein, with product MWSSVLPNLLLVERSVLVIDPKGENARIAGAAREAFGDVFILDPFGVTGMASASYNPLDRLSADSLDLGDDASSLADALVIDAAGQGGDSLERRGQSSDRRADHVLCLP